The Chryseobacterium aureum genome contains a region encoding:
- a CDS encoding NAD-dependent epimerase/dehydratase family protein: MNPIKIILTGATGMVGEGVLMECLENPDVSEILSVSRKPCGKTHPKLKEYIISDFLSIDLDDEKLKGYDACFFCAGISSVGMNEEDYTKITYDTTIHFAKAVLNQNPDMVFSYVSGAGTDSTESGKMMWARVKGRTENDLKKMNFKGAYNFRPGFMKPVEGQLNVKWFFKPFIWIFPVFFQSKSLTLHEVGRAMIKVTQNGYPTSALEIRDIKNLAI, from the coding sequence ATGAACCCAATCAAAATAATTCTTACAGGAGCTACGGGAATGGTAGGTGAAGGCGTTTTAATGGAATGCCTTGAAAATCCTGATGTTTCCGAAATCCTGAGCGTAAGCAGAAAACCTTGCGGAAAAACACACCCAAAACTGAAAGAATATATAATCTCCGACTTTTTATCCATAGATCTTGATGATGAGAAACTGAAGGGATATGATGCCTGCTTTTTCTGTGCAGGAATCAGCAGTGTGGGGATGAATGAAGAAGACTATACCAAAATCACTTACGATACAACCATTCACTTTGCGAAAGCTGTTTTGAACCAAAATCCGGACATGGTTTTCAGCTACGTTTCGGGAGCCGGTACAGACAGCACTGAGAGTGGGAAAATGATGTGGGCACGCGTAAAAGGCAGAACAGAAAATGATTTAAAAAAGATGAATTTCAAAGGGGCCTACAATTTCCGTCCCGGATTTATGAAACCTGTTGAAGGTCAATTGAATGTAAAATGGTTTTTTAAACCTTTTATTTGGATTTTTCCTGTTTTTTTTCAATCAAAATCACTAACTTTACACGAAGTGGGTAGAGCAATGATCAAAGTGACACAAAACGGATACCCAACATCTGCTTTAGAAATTAGAGATATTAAAAATTTAGCGATATGA
- a CDS encoding DUF3060 domain-containing protein: protein MKNIKTAGILAFLLLGTASAFSQSRKVESTKGVEKTEGDKVVHVEGVGHKLNYTLNGGVVEVEGGDNTLTVKGSAKKIMVSGTGNKVYIDKVDKVSMEGGGNTVYYRTSGTKSGKPDVSVTGVGNKVVKQ from the coding sequence ATGAAAAATATTAAAACCGCAGGAATTCTAGCTTTCCTGCTGCTGGGAACAGCAAGCGCTTTTTCACAATCAAGAAAAGTAGAATCTACCAAAGGAGTAGAAAAAACAGAAGGCGATAAGGTAGTCCATGTAGAAGGTGTAGGCCACAAACTCAATTATACGCTCAACGGAGGTGTTGTGGAGGTAGAAGGTGGAGATAACACTTTAACAGTAAAAGGAAGTGCTAAAAAAATTATGGTCTCAGGAACAGGAAATAAAGTATATATCGATAAAGTAGATAAAGTATCTATGGAAGGCGGCGGCAATACAGTATATTACCGAACTTCCGGAACAAAATCCGGAAAGCCGGATGTTTCTGTTACGGGCGTGGGAAATAAAGTTGTAAAACAATAA
- a CDS encoding Ppx/GppA phosphatase family protein — MKIAAIDIGSNAARLLINEVKINNRKPEFIKLNLLRIPLRLGMDVFTIGKIGPEREKMVIDSMKIFSDLMKIYKVDHYRACATSAMRDAANGNEIIDMVKDTSGINIEIISGDEEATLIYENHVAEGLDKEFAYLYIDVGGGSTELTFYENGKMVYEKSFNIGTIRLLNHLVTVDNWKEMKDEIKENIVSKKPIVAIGSGGNINKVFSMSKTKDGKPMSLSHLKKVYKEFNELSVEERMTNYNLREDRADVLVHALRIFNNVMSWSDINRIFVPKISVADGLIHNIYSQLQHKK; from the coding sequence ATGAAGATCGCAGCGATAGACATAGGGAGTAATGCAGCCCGCCTTCTTATCAATGAAGTAAAGATCAATAACAGAAAGCCTGAATTCATCAAGCTGAACCTCCTCAGAATTCCTCTGAGACTGGGAATGGATGTTTTCACCATCGGGAAAATAGGTCCGGAAAGAGAAAAAATGGTTATTGATTCCATGAAAATCTTCAGCGATCTTATGAAAATATACAAGGTAGACCATTACAGAGCCTGTGCTACCAGTGCCATGCGTGATGCTGCTAACGGTAATGAAATTATTGATATGGTGAAAGATACCTCGGGCATCAATATCGAAATCATTTCCGGGGATGAAGAAGCTACCCTGATCTATGAAAACCATGTGGCAGAAGGTCTTGACAAAGAATTTGCCTACTTATATATTGATGTGGGCGGAGGTTCCACAGAGCTTACCTTCTACGAAAACGGCAAAATGGTCTACGAAAAATCTTTCAATATCGGAACCATCCGTCTTCTTAACCATCTGGTTACGGTAGACAACTGGAAAGAAATGAAGGATGAAATCAAGGAAAATATTGTCAGCAAGAAACCCATTGTAGCCATAGGGTCAGGAGGAAACATTAACAAAGTATTTTCCATGAGCAAAACCAAAGACGGAAAACCTATGTCTCTGTCTCACCTGAAAAAAGTGTACAAAGAATTCAATGAGCTGTCTGTGGAAGAAAGAATGACTAATTACAACCTTAGAGAAGACCGCGCTGACGTATTGGTGCACGCTCTTAGAATCTTCAATAATGTCATGTCATGGTCTGATATCAACAGGATATTCGTTCCGAAAATTTCTGTGGCAGACGGATTGATTCATAATATTTACAGTCAGCTGCAACATAAAAAATAA
- a CDS encoding Mrp/NBP35 family ATP-binding protein: MLTKEKVQDFLKEIEVDDLVNNLQIMGNDVYIDMTAHSPAMHEKKKLEAAMKQAFASEFGEDVHLKLKIVSPEPSEIQQSQIKGKQIPGIQNIIAIASGKGGVGKSTVSANMAVTLAKMGFKVGLLDADIYGPSVPTMFDTEGEKPISVEVNGKNLMKPVENYGVKMLSIGYFSGANQAVVWRGPMASKALNQMIRDAAWGELDFLLIDLPPGTGDIHLSIIQEVPVTGAVIVSTPQHVALADVRKGIAMFQMESINIPVLGLVENMAYFTPEELPDNKYYIFGNQGAQYLAEDLGIPVLGEIPLIQSIREAGDVGRPAALQEGSKIADIYTETARKMVESLVERNKNLPPTEAVKISTMAGCSPKAK; this comes from the coding sequence ATGTTGACGAAAGAAAAGGTTCAGGATTTCCTTAAAGAAATAGAGGTAGACGATTTGGTGAATAATCTTCAGATTATGGGTAACGATGTTTATATTGACATGACTGCCCATTCACCTGCAATGCACGAAAAGAAAAAACTAGAGGCTGCCATGAAACAGGCTTTTGCCAGTGAGTTTGGAGAAGACGTTCATTTAAAACTTAAGATCGTTTCTCCGGAGCCTAGTGAAATTCAGCAAAGTCAGATCAAAGGAAAACAGATTCCTGGAATTCAAAATATTATTGCTATTGCTTCAGGAAAGGGAGGCGTAGGAAAGTCTACAGTGTCTGCAAATATGGCAGTAACACTGGCAAAAATGGGTTTCAAAGTAGGGTTGTTAGATGCTGATATCTATGGTCCTTCAGTACCTACGATGTTTGATACAGAAGGTGAAAAGCCAATTTCTGTAGAGGTAAATGGTAAAAATCTGATGAAGCCTGTTGAGAATTATGGCGTGAAAATGCTTTCAATAGGGTATTTCTCAGGGGCTAACCAGGCAGTAGTGTGGAGAGGTCCTATGGCCTCAAAAGCATTAAACCAGATGATCAGAGATGCCGCATGGGGAGAATTGGATTTCTTATTGATCGATCTTCCTCCGGGAACAGGTGACATTCACTTGTCTATCATTCAGGAAGTGCCTGTAACGGGTGCCGTGATTGTAAGTACACCTCAGCATGTTGCATTGGCAGACGTTCGAAAAGGAATTGCCATGTTCCAGATGGAAAGCATTAATATTCCGGTTCTTGGATTAGTGGAAAATATGGCGTATTTTACACCGGAAGAACTTCCGGACAATAAATATTATATTTTTGGAAACCAGGGAGCTCAATATTTAGCGGAAGATCTTGGAATTCCTGTATTGGGAGAGATTCCGTTGATCCAAAGCATCAGAGAAGCAGGAGATGTAGGAAGACCGGCTGCGCTTCAGGAAGGATCTAAAATTGCAGATATCTATACCGAAACTGCCAGAAAAATGGTAGAAAGCTTAGTGGAAAGAAACAAAAATCTTCCGCCTACTGAAGCGGTGAAGATTTCTACAATGGCCGGATGCTCGCCAAAAGCAAAATAA
- a CDS encoding NifU family protein, giving the protein METNITHEDTVTRVMEALESIRPFLNKDGGDIELIDVKDNQVFVKLLGNCSGCSLNFSTLKLGVENTIKQHAPEIEKVINVE; this is encoded by the coding sequence ATGGAAACAAACATAACACACGAAGATACAGTAACAAGAGTAATGGAAGCTCTGGAAAGCATCAGACCGTTTTTGAATAAAGACGGTGGTGATATTGAGCTTATTGATGTGAAAGATAATCAGGTGTTTGTGAAACTTTTAGGTAACTGTTCCGGTTGTTCTTTGAATTTTTCAACCTTAAAACTAGGGGTGGAGAATACCATTAAGCAACATGCTCCGGAAATCGAAAAGGTAATCAACGTAGAGTAA
- a CDS encoding choice-of-anchor I family protein, with protein sequence MINNYLLKGSVLAAFFFQSGLFGQTLIHYWNFNDNSSAATVTAPSSTLVNGSLATIAGGTSIIDFAGGTGQNFSSQNLNARNGDASGTHLRFNNPIGGALQFNLPTTGYNNVIVKFTTRRSAQGAGTQTWSYSTNGTTFVQFQTINPQDADPQLVTLDFSAIQAANNNPNFKVKVEFSAAGGGTGGNNRFDNFTVDATPVGSVDTTPPTVSYLPANNTSNIPTTVNPTITFNENVRLTDNSAINDSNAQNLIEFHLGNAAGTPVPFTTTFSNNKITVIPTSGLAPGQTYYLALKPDRVEDFSDNGVTAVTSSTFTTVGTTISLEKNFIKVNENAGNLAFKINITNPSTSTVNLVVKPAPFSTADSNDFTLANQTITITPSTTSYTVTIPIIDDTVAEQQAEYFVVSLENPVGATISGDQSATVYIVDNDKPAPVPSHQIQLNYLLSFDPSGNNNSSTEIVVHDPSTQRLFTISSITDVFDIIDFSNPAMPSVIKTVNMAPYGGITSIAVKNGIIAAASPNSDPQQNGSVVFFDINGNFLKQVTVGALPDMVTFSPDGTKVVTANEGEPNDAYTVDPEGTISIIDISGGIGSLSQSNVTTLNFNSFDSQVAALAATGLRKVRTNNTLSQDLEPEYVTISADSQKAWVTLQENNAIAEINLATKTITGVWGLGKKDMNLPGNGFDASDNNGEVLIANWPVKAYYVPDAVQNYKVGNTHYIVTANEGDEKDLSGFSERTTVGANNYTLDPVLFPNSNIVKASYNLGRFRVSSATGNTDGDAEFEEMAALGARSFSIFNADTKQIVYDSGDQFERYIAAYQPLLFNADNESNAIKNRSRAKGPEPEGVALGSINGQTYAFITLERTGGVMVYNITDPNNPTFTDYKHSRSTSAYGGDNGPEGIIYIAPENTTTNKGYVIIANEISGTLSMYEVAMPATLGTSEVKTEQATFNVFPNPVNKGNTLYFNRKQDYELYDMSGKLIGKEKNALTINTSTLSTGVYLVKTSEGQIKRVIIK encoded by the coding sequence ATGATCAACAACTACCTATTAAAAGGGTCTGTGCTAGCTGCATTCTTTTTTCAGAGCGGTCTTTTCGGACAGACACTGATTCATTACTGGAATTTTAACGATAACTCTTCTGCGGCTACCGTCACTGCACCTTCATCAACGTTGGTGAACGGTTCTCTTGCCACTATAGCAGGCGGTACAAGCATTATAGATTTTGCCGGCGGTACCGGGCAGAACTTTAGTTCTCAGAATTTGAATGCCAGAAACGGTGACGCTTCCGGAACTCACTTAAGATTCAATAATCCGATTGGAGGAGCGTTACAATTCAACCTTCCTACAACGGGATATAACAATGTCATTGTTAAATTTACAACCAGAAGATCTGCACAGGGAGCAGGAACGCAAACCTGGTCTTATTCTACCAACGGAACTACTTTTGTACAATTCCAGACAATAAATCCCCAGGATGCGGATCCCCAGCTGGTGACCCTGGATTTTTCTGCGATTCAGGCGGCCAATAACAATCCTAATTTTAAAGTAAAGGTAGAATTTTCTGCTGCAGGAGGCGGAACGGGAGGAAACAACCGATTTGATAACTTTACGGTAGATGCAACTCCGGTGGGAAGCGTTGACACTACTCCGCCAACAGTTTCTTATCTTCCTGCAAATAATACCAGCAATATCCCAACTACTGTAAATCCTACCATAACTTTTAATGAAAACGTAAGGCTTACTGATAATTCTGCGATTAACGATTCTAATGCACAAAACCTCATTGAATTCCATCTTGGAAATGCTGCAGGTACACCAGTTCCCTTCACTACGACTTTCAGCAACAATAAGATCACTGTAATCCCAACTTCCGGACTTGCGCCGGGACAGACCTATTATCTAGCGCTTAAGCCTGATAGAGTAGAAGATTTCAGTGATAATGGAGTTACAGCTGTTACATCCAGTACTTTTACAACGGTTGGAACAACGATTTCTTTAGAAAAAAATTTCATCAAAGTCAATGAAAATGCAGGAAATCTTGCATTTAAAATCAATATTACCAATCCTTCAACCTCTACTGTTAATCTTGTTGTAAAACCGGCTCCTTTTAGTACGGCTGACAGCAATGATTTTACGCTGGCCAATCAGACCATTACTATTACCCCATCTACAACGAGTTATACCGTTACTATTCCGATTATTGATGACACAGTGGCTGAGCAGCAGGCTGAGTATTTCGTGGTGAGTCTTGAAAATCCGGTTGGAGCAACAATTTCCGGAGATCAATCGGCTACTGTTTATATTGTAGATAATGATAAGCCGGCACCAGTTCCTTCTCATCAGATTCAGCTGAATTATCTTCTGAGCTTTGATCCTTCCGGAAACAATAACAGCTCTACGGAAATTGTAGTTCATGATCCATCCACACAACGTTTATTCACAATCAGCTCTATTACAGATGTTTTTGATATTATCGATTTCAGCAATCCGGCAATGCCTTCAGTGATAAAAACAGTGAACATGGCTCCTTATGGCGGAATCACCAGTATTGCCGTTAAAAATGGAATCATTGCAGCAGCCTCTCCCAATAGTGATCCACAGCAAAATGGCTCTGTAGTATTCTTCGATATCAACGGTAATTTTCTGAAACAGGTAACTGTGGGAGCTTTACCCGACATGGTAACCTTCTCGCCGGACGGAACAAAAGTAGTTACCGCCAACGAAGGAGAACCTAATGATGCCTATACGGTAGATCCCGAAGGAACCATCAGTATCATTGATATTTCCGGAGGGATCGGATCCCTTTCTCAAAGCAATGTAACCACGCTCAACTTTAATAGTTTTGATTCTCAGGTGGCGGCTTTAGCAGCTACAGGATTAAGAAAAGTAAGAACGAACAATACACTTTCTCAGGATCTGGAACCCGAATATGTAACCATCAGCGCCGACAGCCAGAAGGCATGGGTAACGCTTCAGGAAAACAATGCCATTGCCGAGATTAACTTAGCTACCAAGACCATCACAGGAGTCTGGGGATTGGGCAAAAAAGATATGAACCTTCCGGGGAACGGATTTGATGCTTCAGATAATAATGGTGAGGTTTTAATTGCCAACTGGCCTGTGAAAGCCTATTACGTACCAGATGCGGTACAAAATTACAAGGTAGGAAATACACACTATATCGTCACAGCCAATGAAGGGGATGAAAAAGACCTTTCAGGATTCAGTGAAAGAACTACTGTAGGAGCTAACAACTATACTTTAGATCCTGTATTGTTCCCAAATTCCAATATTGTAAAGGCTTCTTATAACCTGGGAAGATTCAGGGTTTCATCTGCTACAGGAAATACAGACGGAGATGCAGAGTTTGAAGAAATGGCTGCTTTAGGAGCCCGTTCATTCTCTATCTTCAATGCAGATACAAAACAGATTGTCTATGATAGTGGAGATCAGTTTGAACGGTACATAGCAGCCTATCAGCCCTTACTATTCAACGCAGATAATGAGTCGAATGCCATTAAGAACAGAAGCCGTGCCAAAGGCCCTGAACCTGAAGGAGTAGCTTTAGGAAGCATCAATGGACAGACCTATGCTTTCATTACACTGGAAAGAACCGGTGGTGTCATGGTGTACAATATCACAGATCCTAATAATCCTACTTTCACAGATTACAAACATTCGCGTTCTACTTCAGCGTATGGCGGCGATAATGGTCCTGAAGGAATTATCTATATCGCCCCGGAAAACACAACTACCAATAAAGGTTATGTAATTATCGCCAACGAGATCAGTGGAACCTTATCCATGTATGAAGTAGCAATGCCAGCAACACTCGGAACGAGTGAGGTAAAAACTGAACAGGCAACGTTTAATGTATTTCCTAATCCTGTTAATAAAGGAAATACTCTTTACTTCAACAGAAAGCAGGATTACGAATTGTATGATATGTCGGGAAAATTAATCGGGAAAGAAAAAAATGCTTTAACAATAAACACTTCTACCCTTTCTACAGGAGTCTACCTTGTAAAAACTTCGGAAGGACAGATCAAAAGAGTCATTATAAAGTAA